A window of Littorina saxatilis isolate snail1 linkage group LG7, US_GU_Lsax_2.0, whole genome shotgun sequence contains these coding sequences:
- the LOC138971105 gene encoding serine/threonine-protein kinase greatwall-like isoform X2 yields MDQVNLEKENEDPESDGGKNFCSLSSSVQNENERGTGDRDTVSSQQKQRLPEAEDFTLLKPISRGAFGKVFIGCKKKNPDNIYAIKVMKKTDLINKNLIAQVTTERDALAMIHSPFVVEIYYSLQSEQNIYLVMEYLLGGDVKSLLAAFGYLAEEVATMYIAEVTLALEHLHHKGIIHRDLKPDNMLIAANGHLKLTDFGLSKVSLDVNTTPIPPSQMTPLSKVDQYRTPGQILSLRSSLAFSAPRSGRSSRGSARSSVARNSRSRKSLLSASSPRVTPGSLSPLVNSPFLTSDAQASMVLTVQQRLTAQSVFSPRTPKPVLTATPPLVKSLTPTLQDSLRWKHSSSLDDPPPSPSRRRLRHSSSVFAGDISHIHPHHHNHRTLHDSSISSNDDVFSSTHHDLKDISGIIHTPGDKEHCDLDCLSHDRASSRQESLLDTTPVIHRTDESIYNSFSARNLRSFREGSPLEDEEGETSEGEASPPQVRTVKLESVPEESESQPSSQGSVSDASQTREGGECVAASQLNRKRSYDSVIGELACPSGSSDTGLTQEVFLMCVGKSQGHSQKNNHRSENDLGDLEHLEVTMEYEEGGSSRSDLAPRKIRITSQDSTSSESNLGSPPKQPSHVCHTPKNDHNMPLPGFSLSGLFSHSLVSSPETETEDPNASLCSDGEAEIRGIRPFKLFLPKLELDSEVAKEGHDVCAETQMCTAGAGNEKKERTLCAQSVTMSERKGHFAEKGDCDDRTARGEDVQLDVKRGTVHAESEVTGECVPVGAVPAPKTPAAKPSHRPPRNVEFKEVVERQSSHKIHCLSVTNVHLSHEGFTASAEPMDFHGFKTPERPLICRSKVAVQSDFITPQRPPLSVPLKTPKEGVRRGPEPKPEAEERILGTPDYLAPEILRQEKHGPAVDWWALGVCLFEFLTGLPPFNDETPELVFNNILNRAISWPTDLCEIGEDARSAINALLTMDPKKRATAPQVKNMALFSDLDWDHLLETVPPFIPQPDNIMDTSYFDPKNNLQQVTISAVDL; encoded by the exons CAAAGTGTTCATTGGGTGTAAAAAGAAAAATCCTGACAACATCTACGCCATTAAGGTGATGAAGAAGACAGATCTCATCAATAAGAATCTTATTGCACAAG TTACAACAGAGAGGGACGCACTGGCCATGATTCACAGTCCCTTTGTGGTGGAGATCTACTACTCCCTGCAGTCAGAACAAAACATCTACTTG GTAATGGAATACCTGTTAGGGGGAGATGTGAAGAGTTTGCTGGCTGCCTTCGGCTACCTGGCAGAAGAGGTGGCCACCATGTACATTGCGGAGGTCACTCTGGCCCTGGAACACCTGCATCATAAAGGTATCATTCACAG aGATCTGAAACCTGACAACATGCTAATAGCTGCCAATGGACACCTAAAGTTAACAGACTTTGGCTTGTCTAAGGTCAGCTTGGATGTCA ACACAACTCCGATACCACCCAGCCAGATGACGCCCTTGTCGAAAGTGGACCAATATCGCACACCTGGTCAGATCCTCTCTCTGCGCTCCTCTCTTGCTTTT TCTGCTCCGAGGTCAGGAAGGTCGTCACGGGGCTCAGCTCGTTCTTCAGTGGCAAGAAACAGCAGAAGTCGCAAATCTCTGCTGAGCGCGTCATCGCCCAGAGTAACCCCAGGCAGCTTGAGCCCCTTGGTCAACAGTCCTTTTCTGACGTCGGACGCACAAGCTTCAATGGTCTTGACCGTGCAACAGCGGTTGACTGCCCAGTCTGTTTTCTCCCCACG AACGCCGAAACCTGTCTTAACGGCCACCCCTCCATTGGTGAAGAGTTTGACCCCCACGCTGCAGGATTCTTTGAGGTGGAAACACTCCTCCAGCCTTGAcgaccctcccccctccccctcacgcAGACGTCTCCGCCACTCAAGCTCCGTCTTTGCCGGCGACATCAGCCAcatccacccccaccaccacaatCACAGGACCTTGCACGACTCCTCCATTTCCTCCAACGATGACGTCTTCTCCAGCACACACCACGACTTGAAGGACATCTCAGGGATCATACACACACCAGGTGACAAGGAGCATTGTGACTTGGACTGCTTGAGTCACGACCGCGCCTCGTCCAGACAGGAGAGCCTGCTGGACACGACTCCTGTCATTCATCGTACTGATGAATCTATTTATAACTCTTTTTCGGCTCGCAATTTGCGCAGCTTTCGCGAAGGGTCCCCATTGGAGGATGAGGAGGGGGAAACAAGCGAGGGGGAGGCTTCGCCTCCACAGGTTCGCACAGTAAAGCTGGAGTCAGTGCCGGAAGAAAGCGAGTCACAGCCAAGCTCCCAGGGCAGTGTCAGTGATGCAAGTCAGACCAGGGAAGGAGGAGAATGTGTGGCGGCTTCACAGTTGAATAGGAAGCGTTCTTATGATTCAGTCATTGGCGAATTGGCTTGTCCCAGCGGCTCCTCTGACACTGGTCTCACCCAGGAGGTGTTCCtcatgtgtgtgggaaaaagtCAAGGGCATTCACAGAAAAACAACCATCGCTCGGAAAACGACCTCGGTGACCTTGAACACCTGGAGGTGACGATGGAGTATGAAGAAGGGGGGTCAAGTCGGAGTGACCTCGCGCCTCGAAAAATTCGCATCACCTCTCAAGATTCCACCAGTTCTGAGTCTAACCTGGGCAGCCCACCTAAACAACCCTCTCATGTGTGCCACACACCAAAAAACGACCACAACATGCCTCTTCCGGGCTTTAGCTTGTCGGGCCTCTTCAGCCACTCGCTGGTCAGCTCcccagaaacagagacagaggatCCAAACGCCAGTCTCTGCAGCGACGGAGAGGCTGAGATTAGGGGCATCCGACCCTTCAAACTCTTCTTGCCAAAGTTGGAACTTGATTCTGAAGTAGCAAAGGAGGGGCACGATGTTTGTGCTGAAACACAGATGTGTACAGCAGGGGCCGggaatgaaaagaaagaaaggactcTTTGTGCACAAAGCGTAACGATGTCCGAAAGAAAAGGTCATTTTGCGGAGAAAGGGGACTGTGATGATCGCACAGCGAGAGGGGAGGATGTTCAACTTGACGTCAAGAGAGGAACTGTGCATGCAGAAAGTGAAGTGACAGGGGAGTGTGTACCCGTGGGTGCAGTGCCTGCGCCCAAAACTCCAGCGGCCAAACCGAGCCATAGACCCCCCAGAAATGTGGAGTTT AAGGAAGTTGTGGAGAGGCAGTCATCTCACAAAATCCACTGCCTGAGTGTGACAAATGTTCATCTGAGCCATGAAGGATTCACTGCCTCTGCAGAGCCTATGGATTTCCACGGCTTCAAGACACCTGAACGACCCCTCATCTGCAGGAGCAAG GTTGCAGTACAGAGTGACTTTATCACCCCCCAGCGCCCACCACTGTCGGTGCCGCTCAAGACCCCCAAGGAAGGCGTGCGCCGCGGACCCGAACCCAAGCCTGAGGCTGAGGAGCGCATCTTGGGAACGCCCGACTACTTGGCACCCGAAATTCTGCGCCAGGAAAAACACG GTCCAGCTGTGGACTGGTGGGCTTTGGGAGTGTGTCTCTTTGAGTTCCTGACAGGACTACCGCCTTTCAACGATGAAACGCCAGAACTGGTCTTCAACAACATTCTCAACAGAG CCATCTCATGGCCGACAGACTTGTGTGAGATTGGAGAGGATGCACGATCGGCCATCAACGCTTTGCTGACAATGGATCCCAAGAAACGAGCCACTGCCCCAC AGGTTAAAAACATGGCGCTGTTTTCTGACCTGGACTGGGACCATCTTCTTGAGACAGTGCCTCCTTTTATTCCACAGCCAGACAACATCATGGACACTTCTTACTTTGATC ccAAAAACAATCTGCAGCAGGTGACCATTTCAGCAGTGGACCTTTGA
- the LOC138971105 gene encoding serine/threonine-protein kinase greatwall-like isoform X1 — protein MDQVNLEKENEDPESDGGKNFCSLSSSVQNENERGTGDRDTVSSQQKQRLPEAEDFTLLKPISRGAFGKVFIGCKKKNPDNIYAIKVMKKTDLINKNLIAQVTTERDALAMIHSPFVVEIYYSLQSEQNIYLVMEYLLGGDVKSLLAAFGYLAEEVATMYIAEVTLALEHLHHKGIIHRDLKPDNMLIAANGHLKLTDFGLSKVSLDVNTTPIPPSQMTPLSKVDQYRTPGQILSLRSSLAFSAPRSGRSSRGSARSSVARNSRSRKSLLSASSPRVTPGSLSPLVNSPFLTSDAQASMVLTVQQRLTAQSVFSPRTPKPVLTATPPLVKSLTPTLQDSLRWKHSSSLDDPPPSPSRRRLRHSSSVFAGDISHIHPHHHNHRTLHDSSISSNDDVFSSTHHDLKDISGIIHTPGDKEHCDLDCLSHDRASSRQESLLDTTPVIHRTDESIYNSFSARNLRSFREGSPLEDEEGETSEGEASPPQVRTVKLESVPEESESQPSSQGSVSDASQTREGGECVAASQLNRKRSYDSVIGELACPSGSSDTGLTQEVFLMCVGKSQGHSQKNNHRSENDLGDLEHLEVTMEYEEGGSSRSDLAPRKIRITSQDSTSSESNLGSPPKQPSHVCHTPKNDHNMPLPGFSLSGLFSHSLVSSPETETEDPNASLCSDGEAEIRGIRPFKLFLPKLELDSEVAKEGHDVCAETQMCTAGAGNEKKERTLCAQSVTMSERKGHFAEKGDCDDRTARGEDVQLDVKRGTVHAESEVTGECVPVGAVPAPKTPAAKPSHRPPRNVEFKEVVERQSSHKIHCLSVTNVHLSHEGFTASAEPMDFHGFKTPERPLICRSKQVAVQSDFITPQRPPLSVPLKTPKEGVRRGPEPKPEAEERILGTPDYLAPEILRQEKHGPAVDWWALGVCLFEFLTGLPPFNDETPELVFNNILNRAISWPTDLCEIGEDARSAINALLTMDPKKRATAPQVKNMALFSDLDWDHLLETVPPFIPQPDNIMDTSYFDPKNNLQQVTISAVDL, from the exons CAAAGTGTTCATTGGGTGTAAAAAGAAAAATCCTGACAACATCTACGCCATTAAGGTGATGAAGAAGACAGATCTCATCAATAAGAATCTTATTGCACAAG TTACAACAGAGAGGGACGCACTGGCCATGATTCACAGTCCCTTTGTGGTGGAGATCTACTACTCCCTGCAGTCAGAACAAAACATCTACTTG GTAATGGAATACCTGTTAGGGGGAGATGTGAAGAGTTTGCTGGCTGCCTTCGGCTACCTGGCAGAAGAGGTGGCCACCATGTACATTGCGGAGGTCACTCTGGCCCTGGAACACCTGCATCATAAAGGTATCATTCACAG aGATCTGAAACCTGACAACATGCTAATAGCTGCCAATGGACACCTAAAGTTAACAGACTTTGGCTTGTCTAAGGTCAGCTTGGATGTCA ACACAACTCCGATACCACCCAGCCAGATGACGCCCTTGTCGAAAGTGGACCAATATCGCACACCTGGTCAGATCCTCTCTCTGCGCTCCTCTCTTGCTTTT TCTGCTCCGAGGTCAGGAAGGTCGTCACGGGGCTCAGCTCGTTCTTCAGTGGCAAGAAACAGCAGAAGTCGCAAATCTCTGCTGAGCGCGTCATCGCCCAGAGTAACCCCAGGCAGCTTGAGCCCCTTGGTCAACAGTCCTTTTCTGACGTCGGACGCACAAGCTTCAATGGTCTTGACCGTGCAACAGCGGTTGACTGCCCAGTCTGTTTTCTCCCCACG AACGCCGAAACCTGTCTTAACGGCCACCCCTCCATTGGTGAAGAGTTTGACCCCCACGCTGCAGGATTCTTTGAGGTGGAAACACTCCTCCAGCCTTGAcgaccctcccccctccccctcacgcAGACGTCTCCGCCACTCAAGCTCCGTCTTTGCCGGCGACATCAGCCAcatccacccccaccaccacaatCACAGGACCTTGCACGACTCCTCCATTTCCTCCAACGATGACGTCTTCTCCAGCACACACCACGACTTGAAGGACATCTCAGGGATCATACACACACCAGGTGACAAGGAGCATTGTGACTTGGACTGCTTGAGTCACGACCGCGCCTCGTCCAGACAGGAGAGCCTGCTGGACACGACTCCTGTCATTCATCGTACTGATGAATCTATTTATAACTCTTTTTCGGCTCGCAATTTGCGCAGCTTTCGCGAAGGGTCCCCATTGGAGGATGAGGAGGGGGAAACAAGCGAGGGGGAGGCTTCGCCTCCACAGGTTCGCACAGTAAAGCTGGAGTCAGTGCCGGAAGAAAGCGAGTCACAGCCAAGCTCCCAGGGCAGTGTCAGTGATGCAAGTCAGACCAGGGAAGGAGGAGAATGTGTGGCGGCTTCACAGTTGAATAGGAAGCGTTCTTATGATTCAGTCATTGGCGAATTGGCTTGTCCCAGCGGCTCCTCTGACACTGGTCTCACCCAGGAGGTGTTCCtcatgtgtgtgggaaaaagtCAAGGGCATTCACAGAAAAACAACCATCGCTCGGAAAACGACCTCGGTGACCTTGAACACCTGGAGGTGACGATGGAGTATGAAGAAGGGGGGTCAAGTCGGAGTGACCTCGCGCCTCGAAAAATTCGCATCACCTCTCAAGATTCCACCAGTTCTGAGTCTAACCTGGGCAGCCCACCTAAACAACCCTCTCATGTGTGCCACACACCAAAAAACGACCACAACATGCCTCTTCCGGGCTTTAGCTTGTCGGGCCTCTTCAGCCACTCGCTGGTCAGCTCcccagaaacagagacagaggatCCAAACGCCAGTCTCTGCAGCGACGGAGAGGCTGAGATTAGGGGCATCCGACCCTTCAAACTCTTCTTGCCAAAGTTGGAACTTGATTCTGAAGTAGCAAAGGAGGGGCACGATGTTTGTGCTGAAACACAGATGTGTACAGCAGGGGCCGggaatgaaaagaaagaaaggactcTTTGTGCACAAAGCGTAACGATGTCCGAAAGAAAAGGTCATTTTGCGGAGAAAGGGGACTGTGATGATCGCACAGCGAGAGGGGAGGATGTTCAACTTGACGTCAAGAGAGGAACTGTGCATGCAGAAAGTGAAGTGACAGGGGAGTGTGTACCCGTGGGTGCAGTGCCTGCGCCCAAAACTCCAGCGGCCAAACCGAGCCATAGACCCCCCAGAAATGTGGAGTTT AAGGAAGTTGTGGAGAGGCAGTCATCTCACAAAATCCACTGCCTGAGTGTGACAAATGTTCATCTGAGCCATGAAGGATTCACTGCCTCTGCAGAGCCTATGGATTTCCACGGCTTCAAGACACCTGAACGACCCCTCATCTGCAGGAGCAAG CAGGTTGCAGTACAGAGTGACTTTATCACCCCCCAGCGCCCACCACTGTCGGTGCCGCTCAAGACCCCCAAGGAAGGCGTGCGCCGCGGACCCGAACCCAAGCCTGAGGCTGAGGAGCGCATCTTGGGAACGCCCGACTACTTGGCACCCGAAATTCTGCGCCAGGAAAAACACG GTCCAGCTGTGGACTGGTGGGCTTTGGGAGTGTGTCTCTTTGAGTTCCTGACAGGACTACCGCCTTTCAACGATGAAACGCCAGAACTGGTCTTCAACAACATTCTCAACAGAG CCATCTCATGGCCGACAGACTTGTGTGAGATTGGAGAGGATGCACGATCGGCCATCAACGCTTTGCTGACAATGGATCCCAAGAAACGAGCCACTGCCCCAC AGGTTAAAAACATGGCGCTGTTTTCTGACCTGGACTGGGACCATCTTCTTGAGACAGTGCCTCCTTTTATTCCACAGCCAGACAACATCATGGACACTTCTTACTTTGATC ccAAAAACAATCTGCAGCAGGTGACCATTTCAGCAGTGGACCTTTGA
- the LOC138971105 gene encoding serine/threonine-protein kinase greatwall-like isoform X3: MDQVNLEKENEDPESDGGKNFCSLSSSVQNENERGTGDRDTVSSQQKQRLPEAEDFTLLKPISRGAFGKVFIGCKKKNPDNIYAIKVMKKTDLINKNLIAQVTTERDALAMIHSPFVVEIYYSLQSEQNIYLVMEYLLGGDVKSLLAAFGYLAEEVATMYIAEVTLALEHLHHKGIIHRDLKPDNMLIAANGHLKLTDFGLSKVSLDVNTTPIPPSQMTPLSKVDQYRTPGQILSLRSSLAFSAPRSGRSSRGSARSSVARNSRSRKSLLSASSPRVTPGSLSPLVNSPFLTSDAQASMVLTVQQRLTAQSVFSPRTPKPVLTATPPLVKSLTPTLQDSLRWKHSSSLDDPPPSPSRRRLRHSSSVFAGDISHIHPHHHNHRTLHDSSISSNDDVFSSTHHDLKDISGIIHTPGDKEHCDLDCLSHDRASSRQESLLDTTPVIHRTDESIYNSFSARNLRSFREGSPLEDEEGETSEGEASPPQVRTVKLESVPEESESQPSSQGSVSDASQTREGGECVAASQLNRKRSYDSVIGELACPSGSSDTGLTQEVFLMCVGKSQGHSQKNNHRSENDLGDLEHLEVTMEYEEGGSSRSDLAPRKIRITSQDSTSSESNLGSPPKQPSHVCHTPKNDHNMPLPGFSLSGLFSHSLVSSPETETEDPNASLCSDGEAEIRGIRPFKLFLPKLELDSEVAKEGHDVCAETQMCTAGAGNEKKERTLCAQSVTMSERKGHFAEKGDCDDRTARGEDVQLDVKRGTVHAESEVTGECVPVGAVPAPKTPAAKPSHRPPRNVEFKEVVERQSSHKIHCLSVTNVHLSHEGFTASAEPMDFHGFKTPERPLICRSKRPPLSVPLKTPKEGVRRGPEPKPEAEERILGTPDYLAPEILRQEKHGPAVDWWALGVCLFEFLTGLPPFNDETPELVFNNILNRAISWPTDLCEIGEDARSAINALLTMDPKKRATAPQVKNMALFSDLDWDHLLETVPPFIPQPDNIMDTSYFDPKNNLQQVTISAVDL; this comes from the exons CAAAGTGTTCATTGGGTGTAAAAAGAAAAATCCTGACAACATCTACGCCATTAAGGTGATGAAGAAGACAGATCTCATCAATAAGAATCTTATTGCACAAG TTACAACAGAGAGGGACGCACTGGCCATGATTCACAGTCCCTTTGTGGTGGAGATCTACTACTCCCTGCAGTCAGAACAAAACATCTACTTG GTAATGGAATACCTGTTAGGGGGAGATGTGAAGAGTTTGCTGGCTGCCTTCGGCTACCTGGCAGAAGAGGTGGCCACCATGTACATTGCGGAGGTCACTCTGGCCCTGGAACACCTGCATCATAAAGGTATCATTCACAG aGATCTGAAACCTGACAACATGCTAATAGCTGCCAATGGACACCTAAAGTTAACAGACTTTGGCTTGTCTAAGGTCAGCTTGGATGTCA ACACAACTCCGATACCACCCAGCCAGATGACGCCCTTGTCGAAAGTGGACCAATATCGCACACCTGGTCAGATCCTCTCTCTGCGCTCCTCTCTTGCTTTT TCTGCTCCGAGGTCAGGAAGGTCGTCACGGGGCTCAGCTCGTTCTTCAGTGGCAAGAAACAGCAGAAGTCGCAAATCTCTGCTGAGCGCGTCATCGCCCAGAGTAACCCCAGGCAGCTTGAGCCCCTTGGTCAACAGTCCTTTTCTGACGTCGGACGCACAAGCTTCAATGGTCTTGACCGTGCAACAGCGGTTGACTGCCCAGTCTGTTTTCTCCCCACG AACGCCGAAACCTGTCTTAACGGCCACCCCTCCATTGGTGAAGAGTTTGACCCCCACGCTGCAGGATTCTTTGAGGTGGAAACACTCCTCCAGCCTTGAcgaccctcccccctccccctcacgcAGACGTCTCCGCCACTCAAGCTCCGTCTTTGCCGGCGACATCAGCCAcatccacccccaccaccacaatCACAGGACCTTGCACGACTCCTCCATTTCCTCCAACGATGACGTCTTCTCCAGCACACACCACGACTTGAAGGACATCTCAGGGATCATACACACACCAGGTGACAAGGAGCATTGTGACTTGGACTGCTTGAGTCACGACCGCGCCTCGTCCAGACAGGAGAGCCTGCTGGACACGACTCCTGTCATTCATCGTACTGATGAATCTATTTATAACTCTTTTTCGGCTCGCAATTTGCGCAGCTTTCGCGAAGGGTCCCCATTGGAGGATGAGGAGGGGGAAACAAGCGAGGGGGAGGCTTCGCCTCCACAGGTTCGCACAGTAAAGCTGGAGTCAGTGCCGGAAGAAAGCGAGTCACAGCCAAGCTCCCAGGGCAGTGTCAGTGATGCAAGTCAGACCAGGGAAGGAGGAGAATGTGTGGCGGCTTCACAGTTGAATAGGAAGCGTTCTTATGATTCAGTCATTGGCGAATTGGCTTGTCCCAGCGGCTCCTCTGACACTGGTCTCACCCAGGAGGTGTTCCtcatgtgtgtgggaaaaagtCAAGGGCATTCACAGAAAAACAACCATCGCTCGGAAAACGACCTCGGTGACCTTGAACACCTGGAGGTGACGATGGAGTATGAAGAAGGGGGGTCAAGTCGGAGTGACCTCGCGCCTCGAAAAATTCGCATCACCTCTCAAGATTCCACCAGTTCTGAGTCTAACCTGGGCAGCCCACCTAAACAACCCTCTCATGTGTGCCACACACCAAAAAACGACCACAACATGCCTCTTCCGGGCTTTAGCTTGTCGGGCCTCTTCAGCCACTCGCTGGTCAGCTCcccagaaacagagacagaggatCCAAACGCCAGTCTCTGCAGCGACGGAGAGGCTGAGATTAGGGGCATCCGACCCTTCAAACTCTTCTTGCCAAAGTTGGAACTTGATTCTGAAGTAGCAAAGGAGGGGCACGATGTTTGTGCTGAAACACAGATGTGTACAGCAGGGGCCGggaatgaaaagaaagaaaggactcTTTGTGCACAAAGCGTAACGATGTCCGAAAGAAAAGGTCATTTTGCGGAGAAAGGGGACTGTGATGATCGCACAGCGAGAGGGGAGGATGTTCAACTTGACGTCAAGAGAGGAACTGTGCATGCAGAAAGTGAAGTGACAGGGGAGTGTGTACCCGTGGGTGCAGTGCCTGCGCCCAAAACTCCAGCGGCCAAACCGAGCCATAGACCCCCCAGAAATGTGGAGTTT AAGGAAGTTGTGGAGAGGCAGTCATCTCACAAAATCCACTGCCTGAGTGTGACAAATGTTCATCTGAGCCATGAAGGATTCACTGCCTCTGCAGAGCCTATGGATTTCCACGGCTTCAAGACACCTGAACGACCCCTCATCTGCAGGAGCAAG CGCCCACCACTGTCGGTGCCGCTCAAGACCCCCAAGGAAGGCGTGCGCCGCGGACCCGAACCCAAGCCTGAGGCTGAGGAGCGCATCTTGGGAACGCCCGACTACTTGGCACCCGAAATTCTGCGCCAGGAAAAACACG GTCCAGCTGTGGACTGGTGGGCTTTGGGAGTGTGTCTCTTTGAGTTCCTGACAGGACTACCGCCTTTCAACGATGAAACGCCAGAACTGGTCTTCAACAACATTCTCAACAGAG CCATCTCATGGCCGACAGACTTGTGTGAGATTGGAGAGGATGCACGATCGGCCATCAACGCTTTGCTGACAATGGATCCCAAGAAACGAGCCACTGCCCCAC AGGTTAAAAACATGGCGCTGTTTTCTGACCTGGACTGGGACCATCTTCTTGAGACAGTGCCTCCTTTTATTCCACAGCCAGACAACATCATGGACACTTCTTACTTTGATC ccAAAAACAATCTGCAGCAGGTGACCATTTCAGCAGTGGACCTTTGA